Proteins encoded together in one Camelina sativa cultivar DH55 chromosome 9, Cs, whole genome shotgun sequence window:
- the LOC104715873 gene encoding putative glucan endo-1,3-beta-glucosidase GVI, with product MKSHTSMDSKPTGLAVAIFLLLSIQILCPAGVAGDITGVCYGRNGDNLPTPADTVALYKTNNIDAIRMYEPFADMLEALRGSGLSVMFGPRNEEIQSLAQDPAAATNFVSTWIIPYINDVSIKWITIGNEVFPSDIAPFVPAAIRNVNAALTSSGITGISVTTVLAMTALANTYPPSATTFLPDLTEIMTEISSILTQTNSPLMANVYPYFAYASDTNDICLDYASFKSQTPVVIDGDMQYNNMFAAMVDGFNAALEKINAGNVVVMVAETGWPTEGNEPHTSVDNAKAYNTGIMTCGGSARMRTPRRPYTPVDVFLFAMFRENQKDGPVEQSFGIFSPDMTPVYDIFCHY from the exons ATGAAATCACACACATCAATGGATTCCAAACCAACTGGTTTAGCTGTTGCTATCTTCTTGCTCCTCTCCATCCAAATCCTTTGCCCAGCTG GTGTAGCAGGGGACATCACCGGAGTATGTTACGGCCGAAACGGCGACAACCTCCCGACGCCGGCAGATACGGTAGCTTTATACAAGACCAACAACATAGACGCAATCCGTATGTACGAGCCATTCGCCGACATGCTTGAAGCCCTCCGTGGCTCAGGTCTCTCGGTCATGTTTGGTCCACGAAACGAAGAAATCCAATCCTTAGCACAAGACCCAGCAGCCGCAACCAACTTCGTCTCCACCTGGATCATACCTTACATAAACGACGTCTCCATCAAATGGATCACGATCGGCAACGAAGTCTTCCCATCAGACATCGCTCCATTCGTACCCGCCGCTATCAGAAACGTAAACGCCGCGCTTACGAGTTCCGGCATCACGGGAATCTCCGTCACGACGGTTTTAGCGATGACCGCTTTGGCCAATACATATCCACCTTCAGCCACAACGTTCCTCCCTGACCTAACCGAGATCATGACTGAGATCTCATCGATACTCACTCAGACGAACTCGCCGCTCATGGCCAACGTGTACCCTTACTTCGCATACGCGTCGGATACTAACGACATCTGCCTAGATTACGCGAGTTTCAAATCCCAAACGCCTGTAGTGATCGACGGTGATATGCAGTACAACAACATGTTCGCAGCAATGGTCGACGGATTCAACGCGGCGTTGGAGAAGATTAACGCTGGAAacgtggtggtgatggtggcgGAAACTGGATGGCCGACGGAGGGAAATGAACCGCACACTAGCGTTGATAACGCCAAGGCCTACAATACGGGGATTATGACATGTGGGGGATCTGCGCGGATGAGGACGCCTCGCCGCCCGTATACGCCGGTTGACGTGTTTTTGTTTGCAATGTTCAGGGAGAATCAGAAGGATGGTCCGGTGGAGCAGAGCTTCGGAATCTTCTCACCTGATATGACTCCAGTCTACGACATCTTTTGTCATTATtag